ACGGCTGGCAATCTCCCACAACAGTTATTGCTCGTGTTACAGACAGTAGTGGTAATGTATTACTCGACAACACTCCCAAACCACAGCTTGTCCTCGATTCTTGGGCGTCCGCAGCCGTTGTTGATGTGATGCGATCGGTCATCACTAGCGGTACTGGTAAAAACGCTGCTATAGATCGTCCAGCCGCAGGTAAGACAGGAACAACATCCTCTGAAAAAGATATTTGGTTTGTCGGTACTGTACCCCAGTTAACAACTGCAGTTTGGGTCGGTAGGGACGATAATAGAACCCTAGCTCATGGTGCTACAGGTGGCGTGATGGTTGCTCCTATCTGGCGTGATTTTATGACAAAAGCTCTCAAGGGCGTACCTGTTGAGAACTTTAAGTCACCTTCTCAGTTTCGCCGCCCGAAAGCAAATTAGGGAGTAGGGAGTAGGGAGTAGGGAGTAGGGAGTAGGGTTCAACTACTCCCCATTCCCTATTCCCCATTCCCCATTCCCTTTCTTTCCAGTTCGGCTTTCATGCGTTGTAGCGTGAGGTGCATTTGGTCGAACATTTGTTGAGGCGTAATGCCGAACTGACCTAATTGTGTCTTGAGTTGCTCTACAGTCATTTGTGCCATAAAATCTTCTGATAGCTCAAAGCGCTTCATAAAGACGCGATAGCGATCCATCATGGCTTCCATCTGTTCAATAAACAGTTTCTTGCCTTCACGGTCAAATTTGCCGTAGCTGCTACCCAACGCGATCAGTGCTTGATAATCTTCAAACAACTGCTTCGCTTCTTGCTGAACTATTTCTGAGTCAAAGAATCCCATCTTGCCCACACTCCACTGAGTAATGTCGCTCAGTAGCTTTTGTACTTGCGATCTTAGTTTTATTCTAATCTAGGGAAATCATCTGGAAAATAGCCTTCGGTTTGAGTACGGGTTTCTACCGCAATTTCAACACTTGACCCAAAAGTATGAAGGATAAAGGAGAAAAAAATTTGTCTTTATACTCTTTAGAGTGTACTTTATGCGACCTACTTTATACTTCATCCTTCATCCTTGAAGTATATTTTAAGGCAAGTGGTTGTTTTGGGTTAAGTTTTAATGCTTGACGTAAATAAACTTTTGCCATTCCTGTCAGATTTTGTTTGAGATGCACAAACCCCAGTAAAGCTAGATAATCGCTATTATTTGGCTCTAACTTAATGGCATCTCGCAATTCTTGTACAGCTGATTTCCAGTTAGCTTGTTTAACGTAGTGAATTCCACGTTGGTAGTGCCGTTGGGCATAATTATTGACAACTGTTTTCTCTTCATATAACGTCAATTTTACTGACTCAATATTCGGTTCTGTCCTCTCTATAGGGTTTTCTTGAACCAGAGCATTGGGTGCAAGCAAACAAAAATATACTAAGTTAAGTTCCCTTAGCTGCTGAGTGATTTGATAAGAAGCAACTAATGATCTATATTGAGCTTCTGCTAGAGAAGCGATCGCAGGTTCGTAAAAAATGTCTACTTCACTTGCTGGCATTTGTATGAGTTCTTGTGCCAAAGC
This genomic interval from Scytonema hofmannii PCC 7110 contains the following:
- a CDS encoding DUF1825 family protein → MGFFDSEIVQQEAKQLFEDYQALIALGSSYGKFDREGKKLFIEQMEAMMDRYRVFMKRFELSEDFMAQMTVEQLKTQLGQFGITPQQMFDQMHLTLQRMKAELERKGMGNGE
- a CDS encoding J domain-containing protein, encoding MTNDNQTLLPPEWLKQLSDPYAVLGISVTATEHQILKRYHSLAKQLHSESFLRSHEADKEFATSVFTYLIEPAYKLLKHPNSRNEIIAKLRLDAIFLQLLKDASLQTALAQELIQMPASEVDIFYEPAIASLAEAQYRSLVASYQITQQLRELNLVYFCLLAPNALVQENPIERTEPNIESVKLTLYEEKTVVNNYAQRHYQRGIHYVKQANWKSAVQELRDAIKLEPNNSDYLALLGFVHLKQNLTGMAKVYLRQALKLNPKQPLALKYTSRMKDEV